The Halopseudomonas sabulinigri genome window below encodes:
- a CDS encoding sugar phosphate isomerase/epimerase family protein, which translates to MRLDLFKTLWGHAGSVQEAATLAVDAGFVGLEAPAPADDAAVEQLQATLTEHRLDYIAEICTTGSYVPDRHATPEDHLVSLEQKLQRSKRLNPRFCNVMGGCDAWPLDVQIDFFRRAKDLADRCGIICSFETHRGRSFFNPWVTRDVLRALPDLRITCDFSHWVVVCERLMDAEWETILEVAEQAHHVHSRVGYDQGPQVPHPAAPEYAVALESHERCWQAIWASQSKRNYASSTMTPEFGPDGYLHTQPFTSMPVADLWQVNRWIGLRERDQFEVWRAARKESAGASA; encoded by the coding sequence ATGCGACTGGATTTGTTCAAGACGCTGTGGGGGCACGCGGGCAGTGTGCAAGAGGCCGCAACCTTGGCGGTAGACGCAGGATTTGTGGGCTTGGAGGCACCAGCGCCGGCTGATGATGCGGCGGTGGAGCAATTGCAGGCCACGCTGACGGAGCATCGGCTCGATTACATTGCCGAGATATGTACCACCGGCAGTTACGTACCTGATCGCCATGCCACGCCGGAGGACCACCTGGTGTCTCTGGAGCAGAAACTCCAGCGCAGCAAACGGCTGAACCCGCGTTTTTGTAACGTCATGGGAGGCTGTGACGCCTGGCCGCTGGACGTGCAGATCGATTTCTTTCGGCGTGCCAAGGATCTCGCTGACCGGTGCGGGATCATCTGCAGCTTTGAAACCCACCGGGGCCGCTCATTTTTCAATCCCTGGGTAACGCGTGACGTGCTGCGTGCCTTGCCCGATCTGCGTATCACCTGTGATTTCAGCCATTGGGTGGTGGTCTGTGAGCGGCTCATGGATGCGGAATGGGAAACCATTTTGGAAGTGGCGGAGCAAGCGCATCACGTGCATAGCCGGGTGGGTTATGACCAAGGCCCGCAAGTTCCTCACCCTGCAGCGCCGGAGTACGCCGTGGCGCTGGAATCCCACGAACGTTGCTGGCAGGCGATCTGGGCCAGCCAGAGCAAGCGAAACTACGCCAGCAGCACCATGACCCCGGAATTTGGGCCGGACGGTTATCTGCACACCCAGCCTTTTACCAGTATGCCGGTCGCTGACCTTTGGCAGGTAAACCGCTGGATAGGCTTGCGTGAGCGTGATCAATTCGAGGTCTGGCGAGCTGCGCGCAAAGAAAGCGCTGGCG
- a CDS encoding ABC transporter substrate-binding protein — protein sequence MKKVLTPLRRLWPQAAVVTALSFMVLSPVQAADTIKIGLVAALSGQSAKSGEALTRGLTIAIDEINAAGGILGQPVELIRRDDESNPAKGMLAARELVQREKVAVLFGGLDTPVSLAIVPLVNQMKVPFMGPWAAGTSITQNGAKDNYVFRVSAMDEIVDEALVQYGIDEYGMSKPGMLLINNPWGESNEKGFRHALESRDMEWAGIERIESSDLDVIPQLTRLKNAGADTLLMVGNVGPSAQVVKSLDRMEWDVPVVSHWGPAGGRFSELAGPNASRVHFIQTYVFTDNNSAKGDQVLAALKAKYPEIKTLADITPAVGIANAYDGMHLAALAIEKAGSTDGTAVRDGFYAIDEYKGLIKDYKPAFTPEQHDALGPKDYIFTHFVDGSIVPVKP from the coding sequence ATGAAAAAGGTACTTACCCCGTTGCGCCGACTCTGGCCACAGGCCGCTGTGGTCACCGCGTTGAGCTTCATGGTGCTGAGCCCGGTGCAGGCCGCCGACACCATCAAGATCGGTCTGGTTGCGGCGCTGTCGGGCCAATCGGCGAAATCTGGTGAAGCGCTGACCCGTGGTCTGACCATCGCCATCGACGAGATCAACGCCGCCGGCGGCATTCTTGGCCAGCCGGTCGAGCTGATCCGCCGCGACGATGAAAGCAACCCGGCCAAGGGCATGCTGGCAGCCCGCGAGCTGGTGCAGCGCGAGAAGGTCGCGGTGCTGTTTGGCGGCCTGGACACCCCGGTGTCGCTGGCCATAGTGCCGCTGGTCAATCAGATGAAAGTGCCTTTCATGGGCCCGTGGGCCGCCGGCACCTCCATTACTCAGAACGGTGCCAAGGACAACTACGTGTTCCGCGTGTCGGCCATGGACGAGATCGTCGATGAAGCCCTGGTGCAATACGGCATCGATGAGTACGGCATGAGCAAGCCGGGCATGCTGCTGATCAACAACCCCTGGGGTGAGTCCAACGAGAAAGGTTTCCGCCATGCGCTGGAGTCGCGCGATATGGAGTGGGCCGGCATCGAGCGTATTGAAAGCAGCGACCTGGACGTGATCCCGCAGCTCACCCGCCTGAAAAATGCCGGCGCTGATACCCTGCTGATGGTCGGCAACGTTGGCCCCTCGGCGCAGGTGGTCAAATCGCTGGACCGCATGGAGTGGGACGTGCCAGTAGTTTCCCACTGGGGTCCGGCCGGTGGCCGTTTCAGTGAGCTGGCCGGCCCGAACGCCAGCCGTGTGCACTTCATCCAGACCTACGTATTTACCGACAACAACAGCGCCAAGGGCGATCAGGTACTGGCCGCGTTGAAAGCCAAGTACCCCGAGATCAAAACCCTGGCCGACATCACCCCGGCAGTCGGCATCGCCAACGCCTATGACGGCATGCACCTGGCTGCCCTGGCGATTGAAAAGGCCGGCTCGACCGACGGCACCGCGGTACGCGATGGGTTTTATGCCATTGACGAGTACAAGGGCCTGATCAAGGACTACAAGCCTGCCTTCACCCCCGAGCAGCACGACGCCCTGGGGCCAAAGGACTACATCTTTACCCACTTTGTTGACGGCAGCATCGTGCCGGTCAAGCCCTGA
- a CDS encoding bile acid:sodium symporter family protein, with protein sequence MARPRFLPDNMTLCLIAVVIAASLFPVSGQAAVAFDGLTNAAIALLFFMHGAKLSREAIISGMTHWRLHLLVFACTFILFPLLGLALKPVLVPLVGDELYLGILFLCALPATVQSAIAFTSLARGNVAAAVCSAATSSLLGIFVTPLLVLLMIGAQAGESNTLDAIGKIVVQLLLPFIAGQIARRWIGDWVTRNKGWLKSVDQGSILLVVFGAFSHAVVEGIWQQVPLFQLAGLVIACCLLLALVLFIVSFLARRAGFNTEDRITILFAGSKKSLATGVPMAQVLFAGGAIGALILPLMLFHQIQLMVCAVLAERYARRPEVAEGAVADS encoded by the coding sequence ATGGCTAGACCGCGTTTCCTTCCCGATAACATGACCCTTTGCCTGATCGCCGTGGTGATCGCTGCCAGCCTGTTCCCGGTCAGTGGCCAGGCGGCGGTGGCCTTCGATGGGTTGACCAACGCGGCCATAGCCCTGCTGTTTTTCATGCACGGCGCCAAGCTGTCACGCGAGGCGATCATCTCCGGCATGACGCACTGGCGCCTGCACCTGCTGGTATTTGCCTGCACATTTATTCTTTTCCCGCTGTTGGGGCTGGCGCTGAAACCCGTGCTGGTGCCGCTGGTCGGAGATGAGCTCTATCTGGGCATCCTGTTTCTCTGTGCGTTGCCGGCCACAGTGCAGTCGGCGATTGCGTTCACCTCGCTGGCGCGGGGTAATGTGGCGGCTGCGGTGTGCAGTGCGGCGACGTCGAGCCTGCTGGGTATCTTTGTCACGCCGCTGCTGGTGCTGCTGATGATCGGCGCCCAGGCCGGTGAGTCCAACACGCTGGATGCCATCGGCAAGATCGTGGTGCAGCTGCTGCTGCCGTTTATCGCTGGTCAGATTGCCCGGCGCTGGATTGGCGACTGGGTGACCCGCAACAAGGGCTGGCTCAAGTCGGTGGATCAGGGCTCGATTCTGCTGGTGGTGTTTGGTGCCTTCAGTCACGCGGTGGTAGAGGGTATCTGGCAGCAGGTGCCGCTGTTCCAATTGGCCGGTCTGGTGATCGCCTGCTGTCTGCTGCTGGCGCTGGTGCTGTTTATCGTCAGCTTTCTGGCCCGCCGCGCTGGCTTCAATACGGAAGATCGCATCACCATCCTGTTTGCCGGCTCGAAGAAGAGTCTGGCCACCGGGGTACCCATGGCGCAGGTATTGTTTGCCGGCGGCGCGATTGGTGCGCTGATTCTGCCGCTGATGCTGTTCCACCAGATTCAGCTGATGGTCTGTGCGGTGCTGGCGGAGCGGTATGCGCGGCGGCCTGAAGTGGCAGAGGGCGCGGTGGCCGACTCCTGA
- a CDS encoding AraC family transcriptional regulator: protein MSKNGHKSPIHRSVPELAGLPRPLYARVESLPRSAATEWHSHPWAQLSYAIRGVLSVHTARGRFLAPPQRAILVPPDLPHAVISSPATEMRSLYIERSAIPWVAEHCKVLEINPLTRELINHFGSLPAEYDERSADGRLVAVLLDQLQAAADTGLYLPWPTEPRLQPLCEALYRSPDLPDTLSDWAQQLALSEKTLTRLFVQHTGLSFRAWRQRLRLLSALPLLQQGERVTDVSLACGYDSTSAFIAAFRRHMGLTPSAFGEQHGQLTAALPPR from the coding sequence ATGTCGAAAAACGGACACAAATCACCCATTCACCGCAGCGTACCCGAGCTGGCTGGCCTGCCCCGCCCGCTCTATGCGCGAGTGGAGTCGCTGCCGCGCAGTGCCGCCACCGAGTGGCACAGCCATCCTTGGGCGCAATTGTCGTACGCCATTCGCGGGGTGCTGTCGGTGCACACCGCACGCGGCCGCTTTCTTGCCCCGCCGCAGCGGGCCATCCTGGTACCGCCGGATCTGCCGCACGCCGTGATCAGCTCACCGGCCACCGAGATGCGCAGCCTGTATATCGAGCGTAGCGCCATTCCCTGGGTGGCAGAGCACTGCAAGGTGCTGGAGATCAATCCGCTGACGCGCGAGCTGATCAACCACTTCGGCAGCCTGCCCGCCGAGTACGATGAGCGCAGCGCCGATGGCCGTCTGGTCGCGGTTCTGCTGGATCAACTGCAAGCCGCTGCCGATACCGGGTTATACCTTCCCTGGCCGACCGAACCGCGCCTGCAGCCGCTGTGCGAAGCGCTATATCGCAGCCCCGACCTGCCCGACACCCTCAGTGACTGGGCGCAGCAACTAGCGCTATCGGAGAAAACCCTGACCCGGCTGTTTGTGCAGCACACAGGGCTGAGCTTCCGGGCCTGGCGCCAGCGCCTGCGGCTGCTCAGTGCCCTGCCCCTGCTGCAGCAGGGCGAACGGGTGACCGATGTGTCACTGGCCTGCGGCTACGACTCGACCTCGGCTTTCATCGCCGCCTTTCGCCGGCACATGGGGCTAACGCCCAGCGCTTTCGGCGAACAACACGGGCAACTCACTGCGGCGCTGCCGCCGCGTTGA
- a CDS encoding nuclear transport factor 2 family protein, with translation MSIENQAVQIVSDFLAASMAPDPVKAATYMSSDVRITFTGGRVMPSATEITAFNAARYNWVKKELGQFDWTEHADHTVVYSNGTLYGEWPDGRSFSGNRYLDRFEVRNGKITRMDVWNDSAEWILVPAIAKP, from the coding sequence ATGAGCATTGAAAATCAGGCGGTACAGATTGTTAGCGATTTTCTGGCGGCGTCCATGGCGCCAGACCCGGTCAAGGCCGCTACCTATATGAGCAGCGATGTACGCATCACCTTCACTGGTGGCCGCGTGATGCCCTCAGCGACCGAGATCACCGCGTTCAACGCCGCGCGCTACAACTGGGTAAAGAAAGAACTGGGCCAGTTCGACTGGACCGAGCACGCCGACCACACGGTGGTGTACTCCAACGGCACGCTGTACGGCGAATGGCCCGATGGCCGCAGCTTCAGCGGTAACCGCTATCTTGATCGTTTTGAGGTGCGCAACGGCAAGATCACCCGCATGGATGTGTGGAATGACAGCGCCGAATGGATTCTGGTCCCCGCGATCGCTAAACCCTGA